A stretch of DNA from Streptomyces xanthii:
CCCGAGAAGAACAAGCAGGTACGGGCCGAGCGGCGCCGCTACCACGAGCGGTTCCGGGCCCTGATCGAAGAGGGCCAGAAAGCCGGCGTCTTCTCCACCGAGACCCCGGCCGACCTCGTCGTCGACTATCACTTCGGCTCGGTCCACCACCTGTCGACCTGGTACCGGCCCGACGGCCCCCTCACCCCGCAGGAACTCGCCGACCAGCTGGCCGATCTGCTCCTGCGGGCGCTGCGCCCGTAAGACGGCCGAGCAGCGCCTCGGCCGCGCGCCCGGCCTCCGTGAGTACGACGCGGCGGGCCGCACGGGGGTATTGACGGTGCGTGCGCGTCTGCGGGTGCGTGGGGGCTGGTCGCGCCCCGCGGCGGAGCCGCTGATCGATACAGCCCCGCGCCCCTGGAGATGCGCACTTCGTGCGCGATCTCCACAGGGCAGTGCCCCATCGGGGAAATGCGGCGCGAAGCGCCATGCATTTCAGGGGCGCGGGGAACTGCGCGAGAAGCCCCACAGGCCCGCACCCGGCGGCGAGCCTAGACGTACCGCTTCAGTTCCCGCCGGGCCAGCGATCGCTGGTGCACCTCGTCGGGGCCGTCGGCCAGTCGCAGGGTCCGGGCGGCAGCCCACAGCTCCGCCAGCGGATAGTCCTGGGAGACACCACCCGCCCCGTGCAGCTGCACCGCCTTGTCGATGATGTCGACCACCGCACGCGGCGTCGCGATCTTGATGGACTGGATCTCGGTGTGCGCCCCCTTGTTGCCCACCGTGTCCATCAGCCAGGCCGTCTTCAGGACGAGCAGCCGCAGCTGCTCCACGGTGACCCGCGCGTCCGCGATCCACTCCTGCACCACGCCCTGCTGAGCCAGCGGCTTGCCGAACGCGGTGCGGCCCACGGCCCGGCGGCACATCAGCTCGATGGCCCGCTCGGCCATGCCGATCAGCCGCATGCAGTGGTGGATGCGGCCCGGACCGAGCCGCGCCTGGGCGATGCCGAAGCCGCCGCCCTCCTCGCCGATCAGGTTCGAGACGGGCACGCGCGCGTGGTCGAAGACCACCTCGGCGTGGCCACCGTGCCAGTGGTCCTCGAAGCCGTACACGGTCATCGCCCGGCGCACCTCGACGCCCGGGGTGTCGCGGGGGACGAGGACCATGGACTGCTGGCGGCGGATGTCGGGCCCGTCCGGGTCCGTCTTGCCCATCACGATGAAGATCTTGCAGTCCGGATTCATGGCGCCGGAGATGTAGAACTTGCGGCCCGTGATGACGTAGTCGTCGCCGTCGCGCTCGATGTGCGTCGTGATGTTCGTGGCGTCGGAGGAGGCGACCTCCGGCTCCGTCATCGCGAACGCCGAGCGGATCTCCCCGGCGAGCAGCGGCTCCAGCCACTGCTTGCGCTGGGTCTCGGTGCCGAACTGGGCCAGCACCTCCATGTTCCCGGTGTCCGGGGCGGCGCAGTTCAGCGCGGTCGGCGCGAGCTGCGGGGAGCGGCCGGTGATCTCGGCCAGCGGCGCGTACTGGAGGTTGGTCAGGCCCGCGCCGTGCTCGGCGTCGGGCAGGAACAGGTTCCACAGGCCCTGCCGGCGGGCCTCGGCCTTGAGGTCCCCGACCACGGCGGGCGTCTGCCACGGCGAGTCGAGCGCGGCGCGCTGCTCGGCGGCGACGGCCTCGGCCGGATACACGTGCTCGTCCATGAAGGCGAGGAGCCGCTCCCGCAGTTCCTCGGTGCGGGCGTCGAATGCGAAGTCCATGCGGGTCAGCCTTCCTGGGGGGCCTTGAGCGTGGTCAGGCCGTGCTCGATGAAGACCGGGACGAGCTCGCCGATCCGGTCGAAGCCGGCGCCGACCGTCTGGCCCAGCGTGTACCGGTAGTGGATGCCCTCGAGGATCACGGCGAGCTTGAACCAGGCGAACGCCGTGTACCAGGCGATCGCGGAGACGTCGCGCCCCGAGCGCGCGGCGTACCGCTCGATCAGCTCGGCCGGGTCCGGGTGCCCCGGGGCCGTCGCGGTCGTGGAGACGGGGGACTCGGTCATGCCGAGGTCCGTGCTGTACATGACCAGCAGGCCCAGGTCCGTCATGGGATCGCCGAGCGTCGACATCTCCCAGTCGAGGATCGCCTTGATCCGGTCGACACCGTCCGGGTCCTGGCGCACCAGGACGTTGTCGAGCCGGTAGTCGCCGTGCACGATCGTCGGCGCGGGGGAGTCCGGCAGGGTACGGCCGAGCGCGGCCTGGAGCGCGTCGATGCCGGGCAGATCGCGATTGCGGGAGGCGTCGAGCTGCTTGCCCCAGCGGCGCAGCTGGCGCTCCAGGAAGCCCTCCGGCCGGCCGAAGTCGCCGAGGCCGACCGCCTCCGGGTCCACGGCGTGCAGGTCGACGAGCGTGTCGACGAGCCCGAGCACGGCCGCGCGGGTCCGCTCCGGGCCCAGCGTCGCGAGCTGTTCGGCGGTCCGGTACGGGGTGCCGTCGACGAACTCCATGACGTAGAAGGGCGCCCCGAGCACGGAGTCGTCCTCGCACAGCAGGACCGGCTCGGGCACCGGCACGTCGGTCGTGTGCAGGGCGGCGATGACCCGGTGCTCGCGCTTCATGTCGTGCGCGGTGGCCAGGACGTGGCCGAGCGGCGGCCGCCGCACCACCCATCGCGTCGTCCCGTCCCCGACCTGGTACGTCAGGTTGGAGCGCCCGCCCTCGATG
This window harbors:
- a CDS encoding phosphotransferase family protein; translation: MSHPPGLDLDQLRAHLDRERPGLVGGPLTARLIEGGRSNLTYQVGDGTTRWVVRRPPLGHVLATAHDMKREHRVIAALHTTDVPVPEPVLLCEDDSVLGAPFYVMEFVDGTPYRTAEQLATLGPERTRAAVLGLVDTLVDLHAVDPEAVGLGDFGRPEGFLERQLRRWGKQLDASRNRDLPGIDALQAALGRTLPDSPAPTIVHGDYRLDNVLVRQDPDGVDRIKAILDWEMSTLGDPMTDLGLLVMYSTDLGMTESPVSTTATAPGHPDPAELIERYAARSGRDVSAIAWYTAFAWFKLAVILEGIHYRYTLGQTVGAGFDRIGELVPVFIEHGLTTLKAPQEG
- a CDS encoding acyl-CoA dehydrogenase family protein; its protein translation is MDFAFDARTEELRERLLAFMDEHVYPAEAVAAEQRAALDSPWQTPAVVGDLKAEARRQGLWNLFLPDAEHGAGLTNLQYAPLAEITGRSPQLAPTALNCAAPDTGNMEVLAQFGTETQRKQWLEPLLAGEIRSAFAMTEPEVASSDATNITTHIERDGDDYVITGRKFYISGAMNPDCKIFIVMGKTDPDGPDIRRQQSMVLVPRDTPGVEVRRAMTVYGFEDHWHGGHAEVVFDHARVPVSNLIGEEGGGFGIAQARLGPGRIHHCMRLIGMAERAIELMCRRAVGRTAFGKPLAQQGVVQEWIADARVTVEQLRLLVLKTAWLMDTVGNKGAHTEIQSIKIATPRAVVDIIDKAVQLHGAGGVSQDYPLAELWAAARTLRLADGPDEVHQRSLARRELKRYV